The DNA segment ACCGGAGAGATCGCATTCCTGCGCTCGATAGGAGTATTGAACAGGTCTGTTAACAATCCCGGGGGCCTGACAATGATAGAGCCGATGTTTTTATAGCCGTCCGCCGCGCTCCTTGCCAATCCTTCGATCGCATATTTTGCGCTGACATAATGGGGCCAGTTCGCAGGCGCTATTTGAACAGCGGCAGACGAGATGAGAACATTCCAGCCTGAATTTTCGGAAAGCATCTCTAAAAAGACGCTCATAGGCATACTCGCCATAGCAAAACTCTGACGAACATATTCGTTGATCCTGCCCGCTGTGCCGTGTTCCAGCGGCAACGGAAGAAGCGGCGGTATCGCATTGCAAACAAGAAAATCGAGTCGTCCATATTTATCGATAATGTCATGTTTTATTTTTTTACAAAAACCAAGATCGCCGATATCGCCCTGCGACAAAAAAATTTCTCCGGGGGCGTGGGACATGATTTCTTTCAGCCTTTCAGCGCCGGCGTCGCTTTTCAGAAAATTTGCCGCCACTGCGCATCCCTGGGAAGCAAGGGTCGCCGCAATTGCCGCTCCCAAACCTCGGCTGGCGCCGGTTACGAGGGCGACTTTGCCCTTTAGCAGCTCCGAGTTCGGCAATTTTGCCTGAATATCGTCAATCTCCACAACCGGGGAATCCTGTCGCACAAACGATTGAAGCTCTCCCTGCGCCGCTATTTTTTTTTCGGAAAAAAAATTGACATCTAATTTGACCAAATCTATTTCCAGGTTTATTTCTTTAATTTTAGCCGTATAAGAAAATTGCACATCGCTTATATCGAGAAAATTGAGCGACAGTCTATTAAACAATGCCCGGCATCCCGGCAGTTCCATACCAACCAGATAGCCGCACAACATCAATAAAGCAATTCGGTTTTTTCCGAGATCCGGTCTGTCCAGTCCCAAGCGCTCTGTGAACGTCTCAAACGGCAAGCGGGGTGAATATTTTCCTTTAATGGTCATTCCCAGGTTCAAATCAGAAAGCCGCCAATCAGTCGGTTCTGTGCGAAGAGGACAATTGATATCGATTTTTCCCGGATTGTCTATCTTCCCGGCGCGATAAATGGCGCTTATTTTGAGGAGAATGCGTTTTCCATCGTAGAGGGACGATTTCACACGTTCAGGCGAAACCTCGATTGTTTCAAGCGTGTAATCGATTCCGACAAAGATTGGCTCCGGAAATTCCATAACAATTTTTGATAAAATAAGATTCTGTCGCTCCTCCGCCTGAGCTAAGCAGATCAATCCAGCCAGAGCGCCAAAAAGGACAGGTTTGCCAAATGGGGTTTTTCGCGCATAAAGCTCCGAAAGATGAAGCGGGTTTTTATCCGAGCTTGCATCGCTGAAATTTTTAAGGTCCTCCTGTGAAAAACGGATCGTCATTCGTTTTCGGGTTTCGTTTTTTCGGGAAATCGACGCTCTTTTTTTTCTTGACAGCCTGGCAAGCAAGGCGCGCTTCTCAGACGAAAGATTACCGATAGACGTCGCATTTTTATCTTTTTCAAGGGCTTGAGCCAAAACTTCCTTTCGAGCGATTTCCCGTCGTTCGGATGATGCGGGTTTGAGATTTTTTAAAAAATTTTCGAACTGTTCTATCCCGACACCTGATACGAATTCTATGGCGGCTTTCTGAGAATCATGGGAAAGACGTTTGTAATGTTCGCGATCTGTGAGTAAGTTTTTCAGCGCGTTTAACCATGGTTTGATATCCTGGTCAGGCGCGATTGGAACGGGCCAGCCGCGATCGTCCAATCGATTTTCGTAACGTGTGATCGGATGAACGGGCAACACATAATCCACGCCTAATTTTGCTTCCGGAAGCCCGCCCCAGTCGCTTGCCAGAACAGGAATGCCTCGAAGCATCGCCTCCACGGCGGTCAGTCCGAATCCTTCCCTATAAAGCGAAGGCGTCAAAAGAACGCGGGTTCCGGAAAACAGTTCGTCGATATTTTTAACCGGCTTAAGCAATCGGGCGTTAGGCAAATCTTCAATCGCTTTTTTATCCGCCTGCGTGGCTGCCCATCCTTGGAGAGCGGCAAATTCATAATCAGGAAGTTTTTGCGCCA comes from the Candidatus Desulfarcum epimagneticum genome and includes:
- a CDS encoding putative glycosyltransferase; acyl dehydratase; dehydrogenases (Evidence 3 : Putative function from multiple computational evidences; Product type e : enzyme), with product MKILLGQNLFYHVYGGESICNRIWLEGLADRKHICRAVARSVGIQGVRTKTQFLDELKKRGISPERSSSKMDMFRHKGVAVYAATESSRLRQQLKTRIREFEPTWVLISSYDPGYLLLKETLRICPERVVYLAHTPQMFPFGPESFAPDQAVAESLRQTRAVVAVGKLTAEYIRQYSGIEPVVIHPPVYGAGPFPKYGRFEKGFIALINPSTVKGISIFLALAQKLPDYEFAALQGWAATQADKKAIEDLPNARLLKPVKNIDELFSGTRVLLTPSLYREGFGLTAVEAMLRGIPVLASDWGGLPEAKLGVDYVLPVHPITRYENRLDDRGWPVPIAPDQDIKPWLNALKNLLTDREHYKRLSHDSQKAAIEFVSGVGIEQFENFLKNLKPASSERREIARKEVLAQALEKDKNATSIGNLSSEKRALLARLSRKKRASISRKNETRKRMTIRFSQEDLKNFSDASSDKNPLHLSELYARKTPFGKPVLFGALAGLICLAQAEERQNLILSKIVMEFPEPIFVGIDYTLETIEVSPERVKSSLYDGKRILLKISAIYRAGKIDNPGKIDINCPLRTEPTDWRLSDLNLGMTIKGKYSPRLPFETFTERLGLDRPDLGKNRIALLMLCGYLVGMELPGCRALFNRLSLNFLDISDVQFSYTAKIKEINLEIDLVKLDVNFFSEKKIAAQGELQSFVRQDSPVVEIDDIQAKLPNSELLKGKVALVTGASRGLGAAIAATLASQGCAVAANFLKSDAGAERLKEIMSHAPGEIFLSQGDIGDLGFCKKIKHDIIDKYGRLDFLVCNAIPPLLPLPLEHGTAGRINEYVRQSFAMASMPMSVFLEMLSENSGWNVLISSAAVQIAPANWPHYVSAKYAIEGLARSAADGYKNIGSIIVRPPGLLTDLFNTPIERRNAISPVNVAAKLAERLCGAKNPGCVEIMDNFS